From a region of the Alosa sapidissima isolate fAloSap1 chromosome 9, fAloSap1.pri, whole genome shotgun sequence genome:
- the LOC121718232 gene encoding mpv17-like protein, which yields MRKTFIRQVKRFPWVTNVTLYGCLFAGGDVVHQWFSKREDMDWKHTRNVAIVAFSFHGNFNFFWMRFLERRFPGNSARMVLRKLLLDQTTAAPLATSVFYTGVSFLEGKEDIFQDWREKFFNTYKTGLMYWPFVQLLNFALVPLYLRTAFTGCCAFVWATFLCFSQQSGDGTAMAALAWLRGPAPASDASPQDTGNDK from the exons ATGAGAAAGACATTCATAAGACAAGTGAAGCGGTTTCCGTGGGTAACCAATGTAACACTCTATGGCTGCTTATTCGCCGGCGGGGACGTTGTGCATCAGTGGTTTTCTAAAAGAGAAGACATGGACTGGAAACATACAAGGAATGTCGCCATAGTTGCTTTCAGTTTTCATGGTAACTTCAACTTCTTCTGGATGAGGTTTTTGGAGCGACGATTCCCTGGCAATTCTGCAAGAATGGTGCTACGAAAACTTCTGTTGGATCAGACCACGGCAGCACCCCTAGCAACAAGCGTATTCTATACGG GTGTAAGTTTTCTAGAGGGAAAAGAAGACATTTTCCAAGACTGGAGGGAGAAGTTCTTCAATACATATAAG ACCGGTCTGATGTACTGGCCATTTGTACAG CTGCTGAACTTTGCGTTGGTGCCGCTGTACCTGCGCACGGCCTTCACGGGCTGCTGCGCGTTCGTCTGGGCCACCTTCCTGTGCTTCTCACAGCAGAGCGGCGATGGGACGGCCATGGCTGCCCTCGCCTGGTTACGAGGTCCGGCCCCTGCGTCCGACGCATCACCACAGGACACAGGAAATGACAAGTAA
- the LOC121718221 gene encoding uncharacterized protein LOC121718221, whose product MDRGYVPKHDLRIVLLGQAGPWKGLVSKDIMGLWCDGSMCLEREESGRTVTMVMTQGWDSDSEHTGGGAVEQEVMRSVTLCPPGPHALLLALPMGPDVGIARRDVERAQQHMSFLSERAWRHTVIVFICTYRIMSDKILLDRHILGQLVNKCGGGHSIIFVDRPNSELLQKVDQMAARNRQRFLQHHEVKGQRPTMEAELPPALNENLRNRRGIGSPGPRPGTTRDREVPRNDLVDGIKCICGVVLFTGCFSFCWFVVVVVWLYVCMFVCSCMVRLGSIIRDGFEILRMGAGFYKWPVVCFCMLGIVGRLLRR is encoded by the exons ATGGACCGTGGATACGTGCCTAAACATG ATCTACGGATAGTCTTACTGGGACAGGCTGGCCCATGGAAAGGCTTGGTCAGCAAGGACATTATGGGCCTGTGGTGCGATGGGTCGATGTGCTTGGAGCGAGAAGAATCTGGCCGGACAGTCACCATGGTGATGACCCAAGGCTGGGACAGTGACTCAGAACACACAGGTGGTGGTGCAGTTGAACAGGAGGTCATGAGAAGCGTGACCCTTTGTCCTCCAGGGCCGCACGCTCTCCTGCTGGCACTGCCCATGGGGCCCGACGTGGGCATCGCGAGGCGTGACGTGGAGAGGGCCCAACAGCACATGAGCTTTCTGTCCGAGAGAGCCTGGAGACACACCGTGATTGTGTTCATCTGCACCTACAGAATAATGTCGGACAAGATCTTGCTGGACAGACACATTCTAGGGCAGCTTGTAAATAAATGCGGAGGAGGACATTCTATTATCTTTGTGGACAGGCCCAATTCTGAGCTCTTACAGAAGGTAGATCAAATGGCGGCAAGAAACAGACAACGTTTCCTTCAACACCATGAGGTGAAAGGGCAGAGACCAACTATGGAGGCAGAACTGCCTCCAGCCCTCAATGAGAATCTGAGGAACAGGAGGGGCATTGGGTCACCAG GGCCACGACCAGGAACGACACGTGATAGAGAGGTGCCACGGAATGACCTTGTGGATGgaataaaatgtatttgtgGTGTGGTTTTATTTACTGgttgtttttcgttttgttggtttgttgttgtggttgtttggctgtatgtatgtatgtttgtttgctcATGTATGGTTCGTCTTGGGTCTATCATACGTGATGGCTTTGAAATACTTAGAATGGGTGCAGGATTCTACAAATGGCCAGttgtatgtttttgtatgttagGAATAGTAGGTAGGCTACTTAGGCGTTAG